The nucleotide window CTGGGATCGCCGCGAAGATCAGGCCGGCTTGGGTCCTCCGCCAGACGCGGTTGCTTGCGTTGTCGGGGTGATGCGGTCTTCCTTGGGAAACACCGTAACCTTGCGGTCCTCGCGCGCCGCGTCCGGTTGCATCGAGCAATGTCCCTCGAACTGTGCGCCTTCGTGGATACTCAGAAGGGGAGCTGCGAGATTGCCGGCGACCTTCGCTGAGGGACGGATTTCGATTTTTTGCGATCCGGTTATGTCGCCACTGACTTTGCCGCCCACGATAACCGCCGCCGCCTTGATTTGCGCGGTCACGACGGCGGTCTCTCCGATATGGAGGCTGTCCTTCGAGATAATTTCCCCATCAACTTCGCCATCAATTCGTGCAGGGCCATCAAAAGACAGCTTGCCGCTGACTCTCGTTCCACGATCGAGATGGGCGATACCTTCGCTTGTCGGAGCCGAGGCGGGCCGTGCCGGAGAGGATTGCGGAGCTTGTGCCGAGACGGCGGGCTGCGGCTGAGAATTGGAGGACGGCTGGACCGGCTGAATCTTTGCACCCTTTTCGGGCTCTTTATTGAATAGGGCCATGGGAAACCGCTCCTTGGCAAATCGGGAGTTTGGTCCGATCTAACCCGTCAGAATGCTAGCTCAGGCTTGGCTATTAGCCCATGGAAATGGGACTGTCAAATTTGGACCAGCCATGGTAGCGCGGCATTATTACCGAGAAATGTAGGGGGACCGGGGAGCTCGAACTGAAGCCAGGGAGCGAACCCAACTTCCTTCGCGACAGCGGTTTCGGATAGCTTGCCCATATGACGGCCGCGTTGGTCGAGGTCGTCAATCAACCGAGGAGTTCAATCACCATGGCTGCGAATCTGGACAAGTATATGGATCTGTTTCGTGACAAAAAAGCATTCGCTCACATCGCCACGGTCATGCCCGATGGCTCGCCACAGGTAACTCCGGTCTGGATCGACTATCGAAACGGCCGCATTGCCTTCAATACCGCGCGCGGGCGAGTCAAAGACCGCAATCTAAAAGAAGGCTCCAAAATCGCACTGTCGGTGCAGGACCCTGACAACCCCTACCGCTACGTCCAGGTGCGCGGCAGAGTCGCAAGGGTGACGGAAGAAGGCGCGACTCAGCACATCGATGCACTCGCCAAGAAGTACATGGGAGTGGACAAATACCCGTTCCACTCACCCCAGGAGAAGCGCGTAATTTACGAAATCGACGCGACCTCTGCCCAAGGTATGTGAGTCGCTTAGGCGGGCGGCAGCGAGGACCGCGCCCAAAGGGGGTTCCTGGCAGCCGCGATTCGAGGGAACTTCGGTGGAGGCCCATGAGGCGAGCGTTGCATCGTATGGTACAGGCTGGCGCGCGTCTCATGACCTCGGTGCAGATCTTGTGCGAGCTCCAGCGTGATAGGGCGCAAGGAAACGGTCCCGGTCTTCATGAACTTGTTAATTGAGACCGGTGGCACCGCCGCCATCCAGTTCGCTTACGATAGGGCGGGTATCAACCATCGCCACAATCGCAGGGCTTCGATGTGCTAATTTTTTCGACCGGCGATTACTTGATGGAAAAGCCCAGCTCACAGCCGACGAGTGCGGGGCTGCCCGGTCATCAAGCCCGCAGACTTTTTTCTCAAACCCGACCCAGCGGTGGAGGAGCTTCCACGGTTGTTCCGCAGGTCGAACCGCACTGCGGGCATAGATATTCATATTTGTCGCCCTCGGGCAGAACGAGCAGCAGGCGCTTGCGCACCGGCACCGCACGTTTGCAGTGCGGGCAGGCCAGCAGGCTAGCTTCCATTCGCTCGAATGCGGGTTTTCGCTGCGTCGGCATCGCGCTTCCAACAATAACCACTGAGGCGAACCGTGGAAAGGTTACGGGGGCGGTCGCGGTGATACGCGATTGCCAAAAGATTGCGGAAATCACACGAGGCCGGCGCAGATAACCGGGGGTTCTTCATTTAAACGGATGGTTCCAGCTCGTCCGAAGGGCGGCCCGGATCCGTCTCTTGCGGAAGTAGGACCGCCGGAAGTCCGGGTTGTCTCACCTCCGAGGCGGTCCTAAGATTCCGGTTTGCACGATGAAGGTTCAGACAACCGATGCGCGGCGGCCGCGGGTTTACTTGGAAACCTACGGATGCCAGATGAACATCGCCGACTCGCAGACGGTGACGGCGGTGTTGCGGCGTGCAGGTTATGCGACCGCGGACAAACCGGAAGACGCCGATGTGATCCTGCTTAACACCTGCGCCATTCGCGAACACGCAGAAGAGCGGGTCCTGGGGCGGCTCGGGGATCTGGCGCGAATCAAGCACCGCCGGCCCGAAATCCGCCTGGGGCTACTTGGATGCATGGCGCAGCATAATCGCGGGGGGCTGGTCGAAAAGGCGCCCCATCTCGATCTGGTCGCGGGACCGGACAGCTATCGGCGACTACCCGAGTTGATCGGACGCGCTGGATTTGATCCTGCTGTCGATGTGCGCCTGGACCGCGCCGAAACCTACGCCGATATCACCCCCGATTACGATGGCTCGATTCGCGCCTACGTCACCGCAATGCGTGGGTGCGACAAGTTTTGTGCGTTCTGCGTGGTGCCCTATGTGCGCGGGCGCGAGCGCTCGATCGCGCCGCAGGATCTGCTCCGCGAGGTGAACGAGCTGGCGGCGCGCGGTGTACGCGAGGTGGTGCTGCTAGGTCAGACGGTCAATGCGTATCGCTTCGGGGAAACCGACTTTGGCGGGCTGCTTAAGATGATCGCGCGCATCGACGGCATCGAGCGCATTCGCTTTACCTCGCCGCATCCGAGCGACATGGGCAATTCGGTCATCGAGGCAATGGAGTCGGAACCGAAGGTCCAGCCGTACCTGCACCTGCCGGTCCAATCTGGATCGAACCGGATGCTCGCTTCGATGGATCGTGGCTACTCGGTCGAGGAATACCTGAAACTGGTCGAACGTCTGCGCGCGGCGGTTCCCGCACTAGCGCTCTCAACCGACATCATCGTCGGGTTTCACGGGGAGGAACTTGCCGATCACGAAGCCACCCTCGCGCTGATGCGCACGGTCGGTTACGACCAGGCATTTACCTTCAAGTATTCGGTGCGCGAGCACACGCGCGCCTACAAGCTCGGCGACACGGTCGGCGACGAGGAAAAGAGCCGGCGCCTGGCGGAAGTAATCGCGCTCCAGGAGGCGACCTCGCTCGAACGCAATCGCGCCACCATCGGGCAGAGCTTTCCAGTGTTGGTGGAAGGACCGGCGCGCCGCGGCGAGGGCATGCTCTCCGGCAAGACCCCTCAGTTCAAGACCGCGATTTTCCCCGACCGGGGCGCCAGAGTCGGCACAACCGTTGCGGTGCGCGTCGAGTCAGCCACCGCGCACACACTCATGTGCTCGGTCGCCGGCTAGCGGCCGGACAAGATTGCACGGCTCCAAGTCGCAAGCGGTTCTCCGGGGGTCTTCGTGGTTTGCCGTTTGCGCGAGAGGAACCACCTAGCGCACATACACCGGGTTCGAGAGAATCCACAGATGGCCCTTCCGGTAGGCCTCGAGCCGATAGGTTCCGGACTGGGTAGGCGCGAACTCCAGCGTTTGGGCATTCTCGGTCGCTGATGCCTGCTCGCCGTCGCGCAGCAGTATGATCTTTTCCGCCGACCCGGGAAGCTCCGCCTGAAGCTTCAGCGATGGAGTCAGGTGTACCTCTTCTCCCATCATGGTTTTGGTCTCGCCATCGCGCGCAAAAAACGCGAACTCGCCGACGTAGCCGAGAATATCGAAGCTCACGTAGGCGTGACCGCGTTTCAGTGCATCCACGATCGGATCGATGCTGCGCTCGGGTGAGAGGAGGTGAGTCGTATAGAAGAGGAACAGCTGTGCCAGGGTTCCAACCTTCGAGCCCGCCACCGTCAGGTTGTCGGGCGCGCCCATCCCGGCGACCAGCGTGACCCGTGAAGCCGACGCGAGCTTGTCGTAGATTTCCAGGTTCTGGTCGGGACGCGGAACCAGGCCGAGCAGAAATCGGTCGGTGCTCAAAAACACGGCGCGCCAATAGAGGGTGCTCTGATTTTCCGCTTTCCACGCGGCATTCTGGTTGTAAATCTCGATCCCGTCGGCCAGCGCATAGTCGCCCGCCGATTTGAATTCACTCGGCCCGGCCGCGATTGCAACGCCGCCCTGGTCATGAATTGCGCCGACCAGCTCGCCGGATGGTTTCGACAAATCGATCGGCGCGCGGGGATTGATCGCGATGATGTCACCGCCATCGACGGGGAACGATGCGCCGGGAATAAACAAGATCGCCGAGGTAAAACCTCCGATCCCGTAATCGGTAGCCCCGGGCCGAGCGCGATCCCCAATCATGATGAAGTCAATTTGCGCGCTTTTGGCCTGGTCTGCGACCGCGCCCTGGTCGAGGTTGGCATCCTTGATGCGCAAATCGAAGATGCCGCGATAGTCACGCAGGTCGGGAAATTCCAGCGCCGGCGCCACCTCGCGCCCGGGTGGCAATTCGGTGCTGGGAAGCGGCGCACTACATCCGATCAGGTAGATAGCGGCGAGGGCGGCGAAAGGTCTGAGTAGTCGCAAACGCTGCACGGCGGTCCACAATAACAGACGGAAGCAAAAATCCGCAGATTACGCCGAGTTCGGAGTCAGACGAAGCGCAGAGTGGTCTCGAACATGAAAGATCCGTGAGTTCTTTTGCCTCCAGTTGACTCTGGGTTCCTGCGGACCTAGTCTCAGTAGGCTATTAAACAGGAGAATTATGGAAATTCGTGTTGAGGGCTCCCTCGACCAGGCGATGCGCGTGCTCAAGCGCAAGCTCGCCAAGGAGGGAGTGTTCAAGGAGATGAAAAAGCGGGCTTTCTATGAGAAGCCCAGCGTGCGGCGCAAGCGCAAGCGTTCGGAAGCACAGCGCCGCCGCCGCAAAGAACAACGTCGCCGGCGCGCCTCCTCTCTATAGCTCAAGTCCAACGAATCCCACCTCGCCCGGATTCGTGACGAATCGAACAAGCCAACCTCCCTCTCGCAGAGGAAAGCGCGAGCCGGTTTGCTCGGCTGCCGGCCGGTCGGTGTGCACGCGCTTTCGGCTCTCAGGCTAGGCGATGGGATCGAGTGGGCGCCAGGTAAAAACCACCTGACCGCCCGCGGCGTAACAGTCGAGATCGTAGTGCGGCTGTCCCGCCCTAGTCCGCGCGTTGCGGAAATTCTCCACCGCACGATGCATAGCCTCGGGCGTGGGCGCGTCGATGCCCCGCTCCAGCTGTTCCGCTTTGACCGCGGAACTCAAATCAACCGCAAGACAATTGATACCGCAATGCTGTTCCAGCGCGCCGGTGCCAAAGGCGGTGCAGCGCAGGCACAGCACTACCGGTGATCGCTCGTCCACCGCGTTGCGCCCGAAGAATTCGTGTTCCAGGCGGCGCAATCCGATCGTGCATTCGTTCCATGCTTCGCGGGCGCGCTCCGCCGAAAAACGGCGGATCGCGCGGGCCAGTTCGCGCATCAGCAAGTCGCCCGAACGCGGCTTAAGCGCGAC belongs to Candidatus Binataceae bacterium and includes:
- the rpsU gene encoding 30S ribosomal protein S21, whose translation is MEIRVEGSLDQAMRVLKRKLAKEGVFKEMKKRAFYEKPSVRRKRKRSEAQRRRRKEQRRRRASSL
- a CDS encoding PPOX class F420-dependent oxidoreductase, with the protein product MAANLDKYMDLFRDKKAFAHIATVMPDGSPQVTPVWIDYRNGRIAFNTARGRVKDRNLKEGSKIALSVQDPDNPYRYVQVRGRVARVTEEGATQHIDALAKKYMGVDKYPFHSPQEKRVIYEIDATSAQGM
- a CDS encoding polymer-forming cytoskeletal protein, with amino-acid sequence MALFNKEPEKGAKIQPVQPSSNSQPQPAVSAQAPQSSPARPASAPTSEGIAHLDRGTRVSGKLSFDGPARIDGEVDGEIISKDSLHIGETAVVTAQIKAAAVIVGGKVSGDITGSQKIEIRPSAKVAGNLAAPLLSIHEGAQFEGHCSMQPDAAREDRKVTVFPKEDRITPTTQATASGGGPKPA
- the miaB gene encoding tRNA (N6-isopentenyl adenosine(37)-C2)-methylthiotransferase MiaB is translated as MKVQTTDARRPRVYLETYGCQMNIADSQTVTAVLRRAGYATADKPEDADVILLNTCAIREHAEERVLGRLGDLARIKHRRPEIRLGLLGCMAQHNRGGLVEKAPHLDLVAGPDSYRRLPELIGRAGFDPAVDVRLDRAETYADITPDYDGSIRAYVTAMRGCDKFCAFCVVPYVRGRERSIAPQDLLREVNELAARGVREVVLLGQTVNAYRFGETDFGGLLKMIARIDGIERIRFTSPHPSDMGNSVIEAMESEPKVQPYLHLPVQSGSNRMLASMDRGYSVEEYLKLVERLRAAVPALALSTDIIVGFHGEELADHEATLALMRTVGYDQAFTFKYSVREHTRAYKLGDTVGDEEKSRRLAEVIALQEATSLERNRATIGQSFPVLVEGPARRGEGMLSGKTPQFKTAIFPDRGARVGTTVAVRVESATAHTLMCSVAG